From a single Bacillus pumilus genomic region:
- a CDS encoding class I adenylate-forming enzyme family protein: MNTLQALLNDRMERSSQIEAVTGGGVSYTFEEYAKRIDQLAHYLHQKGIRKGDRVCFICQNHHHFSTIMLAAIKAGAVAVPLSWQLTSFELEGILKKAEPKALFFDREFRDIIAAVNVSLEDCLMVESGVNAKTTQLFEDILASNDGSNLAEEVSEEDLAMILFTSGTTGNPKGCMVGHGRIYQFLTRHGNRGFDLKGKRYLASHPLYHMSSINHLIAAAIEGYTLVFLHDATPKRILETIEKERITFMMAFPSAYTYMLEEMKRGSYDLSSFEIAISGGTKVPVRLIKDYKEVGIQMMHGYGSTEAWVVSAWHPAMGEDKMGSAGKVDPDVEVKIVHPETEETLSAGEIGEVVMKSPFYFLGYYHQPDATEKVLKDGWFHMGDAGYLDEDGFLYITGRYKDVILYGGDNIYPDQVEEVIDQIPGVIESAVIGVPDDLYGEVPSAYIVKDESVDFCEEDVLDYCKERLADYKVPSIHFTQKLPKNKLGKIMKKDLRELVVNA, encoded by the coding sequence TTGAATACATTACAGGCATTACTTAACGACAGAATGGAACGCTCTTCACAAATTGAAGCGGTAACTGGCGGAGGTGTGTCTTATACATTTGAAGAATATGCAAAACGTATTGATCAGCTCGCTCATTACTTACATCAAAAGGGAATTCGAAAAGGTGACCGTGTTTGCTTTATTTGTCAAAACCATCACCACTTTTCAACGATTATGCTGGCAGCCATCAAAGCAGGTGCAGTCGCAGTTCCGCTTAGCTGGCAGCTTACTTCTTTTGAGCTGGAAGGTATCTTGAAAAAAGCAGAGCCAAAGGCTTTATTTTTTGACCGTGAATTCCGTGACATCATTGCGGCAGTGAATGTGTCTTTAGAAGATTGCCTAATGGTGGAATCCGGTGTCAATGCGAAAACAACACAGCTGTTTGAAGACATTTTAGCATCAAATGATGGAAGTAACCTTGCTGAAGAGGTATCAGAAGAGGATCTAGCGATGATTTTATTCACCTCTGGGACAACGGGCAATCCAAAGGGCTGTATGGTCGGACATGGACGAATCTATCAATTTTTAACAAGACATGGGAATCGAGGATTCGATCTGAAAGGTAAACGATACTTGGCGAGTCATCCTCTGTATCATATGAGTTCAATTAATCATCTGATTGCAGCTGCGATTGAAGGGTATACACTAGTCTTCTTACACGATGCAACGCCGAAGCGCATTTTAGAAACGATTGAGAAAGAAAGAATTACATTTATGATGGCTTTTCCATCAGCCTATACGTACATGCTAGAAGAAATGAAGCGCGGTTCGTACGATCTTTCATCTTTTGAAATTGCGATTTCTGGCGGTACGAAGGTGCCGGTACGCTTAATCAAAGATTACAAAGAAGTGGGCATTCAGATGATGCATGGCTACGGGAGTACGGAAGCATGGGTTGTGAGTGCGTGGCATCCAGCGATGGGCGAGGATAAAATGGGCTCTGCCGGTAAAGTGGATCCAGATGTAGAAGTGAAAATCGTGCATCCTGAGACAGAAGAGACACTGTCAGCTGGAGAAATTGGCGAAGTCGTCATGAAAAGCCCATTTTATTTCTTAGGCTACTATCATCAGCCTGACGCTACAGAGAAGGTGCTCAAAGATGGCTGGTTCCATATGGGAGATGCAGGATATCTAGACGAAGACGGTTTTCTTTATATCACAGGCAGATACAAAGATGTGATTCTGTATGGAGGAGATAATATTTACCCTGACCAAGTGGAAGAGGTCATTGATCAAATTCCAGGTGTGATTGAATCAGCTGTCATTGGGGTACCAGACGACTTATATGGTGAAGTGCCAAGTGCGTATATTGTAAAAGACGAATCCGTCGATTTTTGCGAAGAAGATGTGTTGGACTACTGCAAGGAACGTTTGGCAGATTACAAAGTACCGTCCATTCATTTCACACAGAAACTGCCAAAAAACAAACTTGGTAAAATCATGAAAAAAGATTTACGTGAATTGGTTGTGAATGCGTAG
- a CDS encoding amino acid permease, whose translation MRHILRKKHIHDLLEQSRQQKVKKTLGGLDLTLLGIGAVIGTGVMVLTGITAAKDAGPAVIFSFAIAAIVCSLAALCYAEMASALPVFGSAYIYSYTTMGELVGHLMGWTLLSVYMLTASAVASGWSSYFNSLLEGFGMSIPHQFLAGPEQGGYMNLPAIIIALLIAWILSRGTKESKKFNNIMVFVKLGIIVLFIVVGGFYVQPANWQPFMPFGAEGVIAGAAAVFFAFLGFDAISASAEEVKNPQRNLPIGIIASLLICTVIYIVVCLVMTGMVHYTNLNVTEAMSYVLQSVHQNSVAGIISVGAVIGLMAVIFANNYAATRIAYAMGRDGLLPKVFSKTDKSDTPVASTWMIGGMTAVISGFIDLKDLSNLANIGALLTFAMVSLSVLILRKTHQQLERGFRVPFVPILPMISMGCCLFLMLNLPGRTWLYFGVWLLIGVVMYAAYSNKHSELAKAS comes from the coding sequence TTGCGACATATTCTTCGTAAGAAACACATTCATGATTTGTTAGAACAGAGCAGGCAGCAAAAGGTAAAGAAAACGCTGGGCGGGCTTGATCTCACGCTTCTTGGTATAGGGGCAGTGATCGGCACGGGGGTCATGGTGTTAACCGGAATTACAGCGGCTAAGGATGCAGGGCCGGCTGTCATTTTCTCCTTTGCCATCGCAGCGATTGTGTGCAGTTTGGCAGCACTTTGCTATGCAGAAATGGCTTCCGCGTTGCCTGTATTCGGCAGTGCATACATTTATTCATATACAACGATGGGCGAGCTTGTCGGTCATTTGATGGGATGGACGTTATTGTCCGTTTATATGCTGACTGCTTCAGCCGTCGCCAGTGGCTGGTCGAGTTATTTTAACAGTTTGCTTGAGGGGTTTGGAATGTCAATCCCTCATCAATTTTTAGCGGGGCCAGAGCAAGGCGGATATATGAATCTGCCAGCGATTATCATTGCCTTACTGATTGCGTGGATCTTATCTAGAGGAACGAAGGAAAGTAAAAAATTCAATAATATCATGGTGTTTGTGAAGCTTGGTATTATTGTTCTTTTCATTGTAGTAGGCGGATTTTACGTACAACCAGCCAATTGGCAGCCGTTTATGCCGTTTGGTGCAGAAGGTGTCATTGCCGGTGCCGCTGCTGTGTTTTTTGCCTTTTTAGGATTTGATGCCATTTCTGCTTCTGCGGAAGAGGTGAAAAATCCCCAGCGGAACCTGCCAATTGGTATTATCGCTTCATTGCTCATTTGCACGGTCATTTACATTGTCGTTTGTTTGGTCATGACAGGTATGGTGCATTATACAAATTTGAATGTCACAGAGGCTATGTCCTATGTGCTGCAAAGTGTGCATCAAAATAGCGTAGCCGGTATTATTTCTGTTGGTGCGGTCATTGGATTAATGGCTGTGATTTTCGCCAATAATTATGCAGCAACTCGGATTGCCTATGCGATGGGCCGAGACGGTCTTTTGCCAAAAGTATTTTCGAAAACAGACAAGAGCGATACGCCTGTTGCAAGCACATGGATGATTGGCGGAATGACAGCTGTTATTTCAGGGTTTATTGACTTAAAGGATCTGTCTAACTTAGCGAATATCGGGGCTCTATTGACGTTTGCTATGGTGAGTTTATCTGTGCTTATTTTGAGAAAGACACATCAACAGCTTGAACGGGGATTCCGTGTTCCATTTGTGCCGATCTTGCCGATGATTTCAATGGGCTGCTGCTTGTTCCTGATGCTCAATTTACCAGGCCGTACGTGGCTTTACTTCGGCGTTTGGCTGTTAATCGGTGTCGTCATGTACGCAGCGTATTCAAACAAACATAGTGAATTAGCGAAAGCTTCAT